DNA sequence from the Geoanaerobacter pelophilus genome:
GACCAGGGGAAATACTTGCCACTGGTAACCTTTCCGCCAAAACCATAGAAACCTAACTGTATCGTCCTTGACTCATTCGGCATCTTGGTGCTGCCGTCAGAGATATAATGGCAGTTATCGCACACTGAAACACCGTGATCCATATGAGCTTTATGCGCTCCGGCTTCGCCGGTTTTAAGCGCCTTACTGGGGCGCGGTTTAAGTATCAGGCCATCGGGGACTCCGAGATTTGCGTAAAGAGGTGGGTTGCCGTGGCAACCGCCGCAGGATGCTTTGAAACCGACATTGTGCAGATGACAGCTGGTACAGACCCCCTCCTGTCCGTAATTGTTCGGATGCCCGAGCTTTGGTACGCCGGTATTGTTGTTGGAATCCGCATTATGATACGTCAGCTGACTGTGGCAGACCTCGCAAATCCGGTTGGACGAGCTGTGTGCCGCACGGTCGTTGCCCATGCCGGTATTGTTCTGAAAAATAACCGTTACCGATTTGCTCCCGCCCGGAAAGGTGTGAGAAGAGATCGGGTTCATGACACTGATCGTTTTCCTGATGCTTTTCAGGTTATCGGCAAGCGGCTCATGGCAGGTGGCACAGGTAAATTCACCGTAGCGCCCACCGGAGATCCCCCAGCGACCGTTCCAGCGCGTAGAACCGGTATCACGGCTGTTGTGCATGAGATCAGCAGCGAAGGAAGGCGAAACATCGAAGATCACCAATCCAATAAGAAGTGCTAGGATAGTCACAACTACCGGTTTCCGCTGCCTACAGCTGCGCGAACAGTTTATCTGCTTGCCCATGGTATCATCACCCTTTTTTGCAATTGTCGATTCTATCATTAAAACTACCCTTCGTGCCACAGTCTACTGGTTAGCGTGGCAACTCATACACTTGAGTTTGCTGCCCCAGATTATTCCCGACTGGTTTACGTGACATGCGGTATTGCAAGATTTGTCAGCCGGGTTCCAGGTTGATGTGCTCAGATCAGTGCTGTCATACGAGTTTTCATCAGCCTTGTAGCCGCCGTTGCGCATCCAGTTGCCGCCAGCATTGGCGTTGTTAGAAAGCTGTGACTTGGTCTTGAACGGATATGCTGTTTGCGGGAAGATGACATCCTTCTTACCGTTGATATGCAGCCCGTTGCCGACGATATTGCCTGCCTGCAGTTTGGTCTTTGTGGTTGCTTTGTGGCACTGGGCGCACTCGTAAGGACTGCCGCTGCCAAACATGGCGTAGGTGTCGGGCCTGTCCGGATCAACAATACCGCTGTGGCAGATGTTGCAGGTAATGGTGCTGGAGTTATTGATATTGCCATGGGCAACATTGCCAATGGAAGAGAAGCCAAGGAAGCCGTTCTGTCCAGGCCCTCTGGAAACGTTTTTGAAATGGATGCCGCCAAGATGGGCAGATGGTTTATATGGCGGGGTATTGTTCATACCCATCATGCTGCTGGAATCATAATGCGACTGGCCGTCATACTGCGGCGGGTTGTCGTGGCACATGCCGCAGCGGTTGGCAGTTGAACCGGCAGCGCTGTACCAGTCAGGAGTAGTCTTGAAGTTGTTCTCGGCCTGAACTGTGGACTTGCCGCTGCTGTGGCAGTAAACCATGGAGCAGGTCACGCTGACCTTGGTGGTGCCGCTGATGCCGCTGTTCGCAGTATTGATGAAGTCGGCAGTGGCGCTGTTGAGACCGGCCAGAGAACTCCCGCCGAGTTTGTTCTTGTTGATGGTGACATCAATATGGCCGTCACGATGATGACCGACATCGGTCGGGTGACAGTTGGCGCAACCGATCCGGTACTTGCCGTTGCTTGATTTGATGGCGGTGTAGTTGTACATGGTTACCAGACCGCTGGTGATCATGTCGCTGATATGGG
Encoded proteins:
- a CDS encoding CxxxxCH/CxxCH domain c-type cytochrome — encoded protein: YCHSDGKGRQNAPFTAGSGWNSSVVFGDCKGCHGNDSQAGYFTSTVGEPNYQNAGPGTARANTHTGSHVGSGLSSCANCHVDSVTAAGAINGSGLHINGGINVKIGNVATGSYNPLTKGCTNISCHASSGTEIQWGSHATCATCHGDLTTKPGVHSTHISDMITSGLVTMYNYTAIKSSNGKYRIGCANCHPTDVGHHRDGHIDVTINKNKLGGSSLAGLNSATADFINTANSGISGTTKVSVTCSMVYCHSSGKSTVQAENNFKTTPDWYSAAGSTANRCGMCHDNPPQYDGQSHYDSSSMMGMNNTPPYKPSAHLGGIHFKNVSRGPGQNGFLGFSSIGNVAHGNINNSSTITCNICHSGIVDPDRPDTYAMFGSGSPYECAQCHKATTKTKLQAGNIVGNGLHINGKKDVIFPQTAYPFKTKSQLSNNANAGGNWMRNGGYKADENSYDSTDLSTSTWNPADKSCNTACHVNQSGIIWGSKLKCMSCHANQ